A window from Malania oleifera isolate guangnan ecotype guangnan chromosome 7, ASM2987363v1, whole genome shotgun sequence encodes these proteins:
- the LOC131160770 gene encoding egg cell-secreted protein 1.3-like, which translates to MASLNFLLLALVLVACSAAVPWAARPLNTESSSIPPLASRLMQLDNNYNSSSDDNNSYCWDSLFELHSCIGEVILFFLNGETYLGPTCCRAIHTVQLHCLPSMIDSLGFTPQESDILRGYCDASLSGHLHPPPPLPETFKPDVDVTQNLLS; encoded by the coding sequence ATGGCTTCTCTCAATTTCCTGCTTCTAGCGCTGGTTTTAGTGGCATGCAGCGCCGCCGTCCCATGGGCTGCGCGGCCGCTGAACACGGAGTCGTCGTCGATTCCGCCGCTGGCCTCTCGATTAATGCAGCTGGACAATAACTATAACTCTTCCTCCGACGACAACAACAGCTACTGTTGGGACTCCTTGTTTGAACTCCACTCCTGCATCGGCGAGGTAATCCTTTTCTTCCTCAACGGCGAGACCTATCTAGGCCCCACTTGCTGCCGCGCCATCCACACCGTCCAGCTTCATTGCTTGCCTTCCATGATCGATTCCCTCGGCTTCACCCCCCAAGAGAGCGACATCCTCCGCGGCTACTGCGATGCTTCTCTCTCCGGCCACCTTCACCCACCTCCTCCCCTACCGGAGACCTTCAAGCCCGACGTCGATGTTACCCAGAACTTGCTCTCGTAG